From the Psychrobacter sp. P11F6 genome, the window ATAAGTAATGTCTAACGACGACCTGCTCAACGCTGACGAGTAACGCCTCAGTCAATCTCAGTCAATCTCATTCGCCTCATTTGTAATACGCTGGAAATATTAGTCATGAACCTGTTTGGATTTTTATCAAATAATATCGCTATCGACCTCGGTACTGCGAACACTCTCATTTTTATTCCTAATAAAGGCGTCGTACTTGACGAGCCTACGGTGGTTGCGTTACGAAGTAATCGTACACAAAACCCTACCGTTGCGGCTGTTGGTATTGATGCCAAGCAGATGCTTGGTCGTACACCTGCCAATATTACAGCGATTCGCCCATTAAAAGACGGTGTGATTGCTGACTTTGAAGTGACGCAAAAAATGCTCAAGCATTTCATCACGAAGGTAAAAGCCAAGCGTTTTATGGCGCAGCCTAATGTGGTGGTTTGTGTGCCTTGTAAGTCTACTCTGGTTGAGCGTAAAGCGATTCGTGAAGCGGTATCTTCGGCAGGTGCGAGTAAAGTACTATTGTTAGAAGAGCCAATGGCTGCTGCCATCGGTGCTGGCTTGCCAGTTCATGAGGCCAGCGGTTCGATGGTGGTTGATATTGGTGGCGGCACGACGGAGATAGCCGTTATCGCGTTATCTGGTTGCGTTTATGCTGAGTCGATTCGTATCGGTGGCGATATGTTTGATGACGCGATTATCACCCACGTACGCCGTACCCATGGTTGCGTGATTGGTGAGACGACAGCTGAGCGTATCAAGCATGAAGTTGGCTCTGCTTTGAATGAAGACAGTCAGCTAGAAGTTGAAGTTCGCGGTCGTAGCATGGCAGAAGGCGTGCCAAAAACCTTTACTGTTAATTCAGAAGAAGTACAAAAAGCCCTGAGTGATCCGCTGAGCGGCATTGTTAGCGCGGTGAAAGCTGCACTTGAGCAGACGCCACCTGAGCTGTCATCAGACATCGCAGAGCGTGGTATTGTCTTGACGGGCGGCGGTGCGCTGTTACGTGATTTGGACAAATTAATTTCAAGAGAGACAGGTCTACCTGTGACCGTTGCCGAAGATCCGCTGACTTGTGTTAGCCGCGGCGGTGGTATTGCGCTTGATTTTATCAATAACAAAAGCTTGAACATGATTTTTGTTTAGATTGCTTTAGTTAAGCACTGCGGTATTGATAAATCATCTTCGTCGTGCTTGATGATAGCTTGCGTAAAAATAGTGGGTTAAAACAGTATAAAATTAAAGGTAGCCAGTTGCGCTGCCTTTAATTGCATTAATCAACTAGAACCCAGTACTGGCTACTGCTTATTTTATAACTCCTGAGTTAGACGACTTATGACCCCAAGTATTTTTGCGCGCCAGCCGTTAGCACTTCGTAAGACTGCCATTGTATTAATAGCAGCTCTAATACTGATGTGGTTCGATAGCAAAAATTCAGAATGGTTTAATCCAGTACGTAGTACCAGTCATGCCGCTATGCAGCCTATTTATGAGCTATCACTGTTACCGAGTTATGCCAAGCATTGGGCAGGTGGCAGCTTACAGTCTAAAGAAGCGCTGCGCCGCGAAAACATGCAATTGAAGTCTCAGCTCATCCATGCGCAAGCCAAGTTGCAGCAGCAAGATTATATTTTGGCACAAAATGCGCGGCTGCAAGGTATTTTATCAACGACCAAGCCTGAACAATTTGATCTTAATTTGGCACAGGTAATCGGTACAGACACCAACTTACTCAGACAAATCGTGGTGCTCAATAAAGGCGTTCAAGACGGGGTTCAAGTTGGACAAACAGTGATTGATGAGGACGGTATTTTAGGGCAGATTATTAATGTCTATCCCAATACCAGTCGCCTGCTATTGATTACTGATGAGCAGCAATCGGTTGCAGTTACGGTTAAGCGCACAGGTCAACGCGCTATCGTGACAGGGCAAGGTATACCAACCTCATTAAGCCTTGATTATGTGTTCAAAACCTCAGACGTGCGTGTGGGTGATGAGCTGGTGTCATCAGGATTGGGTGGGCGTATTCCAGCAGGGTATCGTGTCGGGCGTATCGCCCATATTAAAGATACTCAAGCCGATAACTTTAGAAGTATAGAAGTGACCCCAGCGGCGAACTTTATCGATAATGCATATGTATTAGTCCTGCAAGATAAGCTGGTGAATAAAAATAATATTACCCTCAATGACCGTTAAGAATTTAGGCGCTCAATACGTAAGCATCAATCAGATAATGGCTGGCATCTATTTATTAACTGGTCTGTTTGTCGATACATTTTTAGCCATGGTTTTTATCCCATCAATGCCCACTCATGCTTTAACAGCAGCCATCAATACATTCGTTAAGGTAAGTACCCATGTCGTATCCTGATTCTGAGAATGCAACGGTACTACTGATTGCTACCATCATTCTAAGTTTTGTTATTGCGTCATCGCTTAATGTCTATCCGTTAAGTCCTAGTATGGCTACCTTACGCCCTATGGTCATGATCATGGTGCTGATTTTTTGGTTATTATTTCAGCCACGCTATGTTGGTATTTTTACAGCATTTACCATCGGTCTCATTGCTGACTTACTCATGGATACCCATTTGGGACAGCAAGCCTTTGCCGCCGTGGCAGTCGCCTTCTTCATAAAAATAACCAGTATTTATATTAGGCAACTAAATACCATCAGTGCATGGTTATTAGCAAGCTTAGGATTGTTTATTTTTCAATTATGTTTATGGATATTGCAGATGTTTATCCAGAATGTCTTTGTCGCACAATCTACCTTATCACTGTTGATGAGTATAATCAGCTGGCCATTGGTACTACTGGCTTTGCGTAAATTTGCGTCATAAGAAAAATTCTGCTAATAACCAATAAGATTGTAGCGCTGGTGTTTATTAATCATGACTAACTAATGTTAATGCACTAACAGGCAGCAGTTTTCGGTAGTAGGCAGATAAATTCAGATATAAAGAGAGTAGCGATGGATATTATTTTAGCTTCTGGTTCGCCGCGCCGTCGTGAGCTGTTAGAAAGAGCACAACTAGAATTTAGCACATTGAGTGTAGATGTCGATGAAACAAAGCATGATGATGAGTCACCTACAGACTATATCGAGCGCATGGTCGCCACTAAAGCTGAGGCTGCCATACAGCAACTAGCATCACGCTTGAAAACGGATAAAAGCTGTTTTTCTGACTCGTTTATCATTCTAACGTCTGATACCATCGGTGTGCTGGCAGATGGTCAAACAGTGCTGGTCAAGCCAGTCGATCGTGAGCACGCTTATAGCATGTGGCAACAGATGTCTGATAGTGTCCATGAAGTATGGACAGCAGTTCAAGCAACGCATGTATCATTATCTTCTAAAGTGGCTAACAGCTCAACTCATGAGCCAGTATTTCAAATCATTAATCAGCAACGAATCACTGAGCGTACCGAAGTGACCTTTATAGCGCTCACTGCAGAGATGATGAGTAACTATTGGGAAAGTGGTGAGCCTGCTGATAAAGCGGGTGGTTATGGTATACAAGGTTTGGGTGCTATTTGGGTCAGCCGTATCAATGGTAGCTATACCAATGTCGTGGGTTTACCACTTCCACAAACGCTGGCGTTAATTAAAAACGTCACAGATATTAGTGTCAAGTAAAATACCAGACAGACCCTGATGTAGATTATTGGTCTCTCAGAGATTGGCTGTCACTCTAACCTGCTGCACATAATAACACGCGAGAGTAATGGGCGAGAGCCAGCTGCATTTGTTACACTATAAAGATAATAGACGATGAACGTCTAACAAGAAAGCTGAGAGATAAGAGAAAAACATTATGTCCGAAGAGCTGCTGATTAATATTAGTCCAATGGAATCCCGTGTCGCAGTCTTAGACAATGGCATCTTGGGCGAAATTTATATTGAACGTCATCATAAATTGGGTCTGGTCGGCAATATCTATCTGGGTACAGTCGTACGCGTTTTACCTGGTATGCAGGCAGCATTCGTTGATATCGGGCAGTCGCGGACAGCATTTTTACATGTCAATGATATGCAGCGTGAGCCGCGTCCAGTAGCAGAAAATAAGAGTAAAGCGGCTGACAATAGCGATAAAAACTCGGATAGCAATATAGAAGATGCTGTGGTAGAAAATAGTACTAATAACTTGGCTGTCACGCCACCGGTGATTAGTATACAAAATACCGAAGTCATCCCTGTGTCTAAAACGTTGATTCAACATCGCTTGCATGAAAGCCAACGTATTTTAGTGCAAGTGACCAAAGATCAGTTGGGCAGTAAAGGCGCTCGCTTGACCACCAATATATCCTTGCCATCTCGCTATTTGGTGTATCTGCCCTCAAGCGAACACATTGGTATCTCTCAGCGCATTGATGGCGAAGAAGAGCGCACTCGTCTGAAGACTGAGCTTAGTAGCCTGATGCAAACGGTCAATCTAAAAGGCGGTCTCATCGCTCGTACCGCTGCTGAACGTGTCCCTGTCGATAAGCTTGAAGAAGACATTTATTATCTACTGCAGCTGTGGCGTACCATCTGCGCGCGTCGCCAAGAGATGAAACAACATCAAAGTTCTGAGCTTATTTATCAAGAGCTATCATTACCGCTGCGCTCTATCCGTGATTTGGTACACGCGGATACCGAGAAAGTCATCATCGATAATGCACAAATTTACGAACAAGTCAGATCCTTTGCCAAAGAGTTTGTGCCTTTTGTCTATGACCGTATTGTCCATTATACCGCTGAGCCATCCTTGTTTGATGTCCATCGTGTCGAAGATGATTTGCGTGATGCTTTAAAACGCCGCGTAGATTTAAAATCAGGTGGCTATCTGATTATCGACCAAACAGAAGCGATGACCACAATCGATGTCAATACGGGATCATTCGTAGGCGGGCGTTCGTTAGAAGATACGGTTTATAAAACCAATCTTGAGGCAACTCATGCAATCGCCCGTCAGCTGCGTTTGCGTAATCTAGGTGGTATTATCATCCTAGACTTTATTGACATGCTTGAACAGCAGCATAAAGATGATGTGTTAGAGAGCCTGCAATCACAGCTAGTACAAGACTATGCCAAAACTAAGATTACTCAGGTCAGTGAGCTTGGGTTAGTAGAGATGACGCGTAAACGTACGCGTGAGTCGCTCGGGCAGCAGCTATGTGAGCCGTGCTCTACGTGCCAAGGACGCGGCTTTGTTAAAACGGCTGAGACAGTGTGCTTTGAGATATTCCGTGAAATCATGCGTTGTGCTCGTACTTATAACTCTCCCAAGAAATTTACGGTCGTTGCCCATGCCGCAGTCATTGATTTACTTCTCACTTCAGAGTCAGACACGGTGGCAGATTTAGAGTATTTACTTGGTAGAGTGATTACCTTTGATGTCGAAAATCTCTATACTCAAGAGCAATATGACATTGTTTTGGATTGATGTTTCATAGCTTTAGATTAACAGTGCATAGTTATCGATTCATATAAGCGTGATTATTAAGCACAGATACGGTTGTTTACATATTACTGTTTATAAAGGGTAATATCATAAGTCGCTACAGATATTACCCTTGCAATGATTGAAATACTATGTATAATATACACCACTGAATTATATATGCGCCGCCAATCAAACAGCGGGCGCTATGACAGCTAGAGCATCGTTTCTAGCACTATTTCATTATGCCTTTGCTGACATCCTATAATGGAAGGGTCGGCGGGGCTTTAAACTATTTTGCTTTTGGCACGCTACAAGTTCGGATAAAGAACTCATTCTGGTTAAGAACAGAAGGCCGCTTTAAGTGAATATTTAACCAAACGGCTTTTGATCATATCTTTGCAAAGCAAAAATGACAAAAGCACATATTAGGAGCTTGCTGGCATGGCTAACCAGAGAATCCGTATCCGTCTTAAGTCTTTTGATCATCGTCTGATTGATCAATCTGCACAAGAGATTGTTGATACTGCAAAGCGCACCGGTGCGCAAGTTTGTGGTCCTGTACCGTTGCCGACTCGCATTGAGCGCTTCAACGTTCTAACTTCACCACACGTAAACAAAGACGCTCGTGATCAGTACGAAATCCGTACTCATAAGCGTATGGTTGACATCGTTCAACCTACCGACAAAACTGTGGATGCGCTAATGAAGCTTGACTTGGCGGCGGGTGTTGACGTTCAAATTGCTTTGGGTTAATGCACATAAACACCCAACCCATTAATATAAGATATAAAGAGGTCTAAAATGGCGATCGGTTTAGTCGGTAAAAAATGCGGCATGACCCGTGTCTTCACTGAAGCAGGCGCATCTATCCCTGTAACAGTGGTTGAGATCAGTGCTAATCGCATTACTCAAGTAAAAAATACTGATGTAGATGGCTATCAAGCCATCCAAGTTACCACAGGTACCCGTCGTGACAGCCGCGTAGCAGCAGCTCAAAAAGGTCACTTCGCTAAAGCTGGCGTTGCCGCTGGTCGTGGTGTTTGGGAATTTCGTGCCAATGATAGCGATCTTGAAGGTCGTGAAATTGGTGGTGAGATCCTAGCTGACTTGTTCGAACAAGGTCAGATGGTTGATGTCACAGGTAACAGTAAAGGTAAAGGCTTTCAAGGCGGCGTGAAGCGTCACAACTTCAGCATGCAAGATGCCACTCATGGTAACTCAGTATCTCACCGTGCCATTGGTTCAACTGGTCAAAACCAGTCACCAGGTAAAGTCTTCAAAGGCAAAAAAATGCCAGGTCAGATGGGTAACAAACGCGTTACCGTTCAGGGCCTAGAAGTGATATCGGTTGATGTTGAAAAAGGGTTACTTGTCATCAAGGGTGCTATCCCAGGTGCCACCGGTGGCGATGTCATCGTACGTCCGTCAGTCAAAGCCTAAGCAAGGGGATTAACGTGGATTTAAAAACAGTTACAGGGGCGGCAGTTGAGCTTTCTGATACGGCTTTCGGTCGTGAATTCAACGAAGCACTAGTGCATCAAGTCGTCACCGCATATCTTGCTGGTGCTCGTCAAGGTACACGCGCTCAAAAAACCCGTGCCGAAGTTTCTGGTGGTGGCATTAAGCCATGGCGCCAAAAAGGTACTGGTCGCGCTCGTGCAGGTTCTATTCGTAGCCCAATCTGGCGTGGGGGCGGTCGTGCATTCGCGGCTAAACCACAAGATTGGTCACAGAAAGTTAACCGTAAAATGTATCGCGGTGCTATGCAGTGTATCTTAGCCGAATTGATTCGCCAAGAGCGTTTGATTTTGGTCGAAGAGCTAAGCGTTTCTGGACCTAAGACTAAAGAGTTGATTGCAAAGTTAGGTGAGTTAAATGCATCACGTGCATTAATCGTCACTAAAGAAGTTGACGAAAACTTATACTTAGCTGCTCGCAACATCCCACATGTCAATGTACTTGATACAAGTGAAGTGGATCCAGTGAGCTTGATCGCTTTTGATAAAGTGATCATGACAGTCGAAGCTGCGAAACAATTTGAGGAAGCACTAGCATGAATAACGCAAGACTTTATCAGATCCTAAGAGGACCTGTATTCTCAGAGAAATCTCAAATGCTTGGCGACTCACTTGGTGTGCAGGTATTTAAAATTGACTCTAACGCTACTAAGCTTGAAGTCAAAAAAGCGGTTGAGATGATGTTTGAAGGTGTTGAAGTTTTAAAAGTAAACACTTTGAATGTTAAAGGTAAGACAAAGCGTTTTGGTAAAAGTATCGGCCGTCGTAATGACTACAAAAAAGCCTACGTTACCTTAAAAGCTGGTCAAGATGTACAAATGGCTGATGCTGGTGAAGAGGTCGCGAATACGACTGCTTCTACTAGTGAAACAGCGAACAACGAATAAGGATTACACTCATGCCTATCGTAAAAGCAAAGCCAACATCACCAGGCCGTCGTTTTGTTGAAAAAGTGGTGCATCCACACCTTTATAAAGGTCGTCCGTTTGCAGCGCTTCTCGAATCAAAAAGTAAAACTGGTGGTCGTAACAATAATGGTCGCATAACGACTCGTCATATTGGCGGTGGTCATAAGCAGCATTATCGTATTATCGATTTCAAACGTACTAAAGACAATATCCCAGCCACGGTAGAGCGTATTGAATACGATCCTAACCGTACTGCGCACATTGCTTTACTTAAGTACGCTGATGGCGAACGTCGCTATATTATTGCTGCTAAAAAACAAGCAGTTGGCGATACAGTAATGTCAGGTGAGCTATCACCAATTCGTCCAGGTAACTGTTTACCGCTGAAAAATATCCCATTGGGTACTGTGATCCATAATATCGAACTTAAAATCGGTAAAGGCGCACAGATGGCTCGTTCTGCGGGTGCTAGCGTTCAGTTGTTAGGTCG encodes:
- a CDS encoding rod shape-determining protein, whose amino-acid sequence is MNLFGFLSNNIAIDLGTANTLIFIPNKGVVLDEPTVVALRSNRTQNPTVAAVGIDAKQMLGRTPANITAIRPLKDGVIADFEVTQKMLKHFITKVKAKRFMAQPNVVVCVPCKSTLVERKAIREAVSSAGASKVLLLEEPMAAAIGAGLPVHEASGSMVVDIGGGTTEIAVIALSGCVYAESIRIGGDMFDDAIITHVRRTHGCVIGETTAERIKHEVGSALNEDSQLEVEVRGRSMAEGVPKTFTVNSEEVQKALSDPLSGIVSAVKAALEQTPPELSSDIAERGIVLTGGGALLRDLDKLISRETGLPVTVAEDPLTCVSRGGGIALDFINNKSLNMIFV
- the mreC gene encoding rod shape-determining protein MreC, translated to MTPSIFARQPLALRKTAIVLIAALILMWFDSKNSEWFNPVRSTSHAAMQPIYELSLLPSYAKHWAGGSLQSKEALRRENMQLKSQLIHAQAKLQQQDYILAQNARLQGILSTTKPEQFDLNLAQVIGTDTNLLRQIVVLNKGVQDGVQVGQTVIDEDGILGQIINVYPNTSRLLLITDEQQSVAVTVKRTGQRAIVTGQGIPTSLSLDYVFKTSDVRVGDELVSSGLGGRIPAGYRVGRIAHIKDTQADNFRSIEVTPAANFIDNAYVLVLQDKLVNKNNITLNDR
- the mreD gene encoding rod shape-determining protein MreD encodes the protein MSYPDSENATVLLIATIILSFVIASSLNVYPLSPSMATLRPMVMIMVLIFWLLFQPRYVGIFTAFTIGLIADLLMDTHLGQQAFAAVAVAFFIKITSIYIRQLNTISAWLLASLGLFIFQLCLWILQMFIQNVFVAQSTLSLLMSIISWPLVLLALRKFAS
- a CDS encoding Maf family protein; this encodes MDIILASGSPRRRELLERAQLEFSTLSVDVDETKHDDESPTDYIERMVATKAEAAIQQLASRLKTDKSCFSDSFIILTSDTIGVLADGQTVLVKPVDREHAYSMWQQMSDSVHEVWTAVQATHVSLSSKVANSSTHEPVFQIINQQRITERTEVTFIALTAEMMSNYWESGEPADKAGGYGIQGLGAIWVSRINGSYTNVVGLPLPQTLALIKNVTDISVK
- a CDS encoding Rne/Rng family ribonuclease — translated: MSEELLINISPMESRVAVLDNGILGEIYIERHHKLGLVGNIYLGTVVRVLPGMQAAFVDIGQSRTAFLHVNDMQREPRPVAENKSKAADNSDKNSDSNIEDAVVENSTNNLAVTPPVISIQNTEVIPVSKTLIQHRLHESQRILVQVTKDQLGSKGARLTTNISLPSRYLVYLPSSEHIGISQRIDGEEERTRLKTELSSLMQTVNLKGGLIARTAAERVPVDKLEEDIYYLLQLWRTICARRQEMKQHQSSELIYQELSLPLRSIRDLVHADTEKVIIDNAQIYEQVRSFAKEFVPFVYDRIVHYTAEPSLFDVHRVEDDLRDALKRRVDLKSGGYLIIDQTEAMTTIDVNTGSFVGGRSLEDTVYKTNLEATHAIARQLRLRNLGGIIILDFIDMLEQQHKDDVLESLQSQLVQDYAKTKITQVSELGLVEMTRKRTRESLGQQLCEPCSTCQGRGFVKTAETVCFEIFREIMRCARTYNSPKKFTVVAHAAVIDLLLTSESDTVADLEYLLGRVITFDVENLYTQEQYDIVLD
- the rpsJ gene encoding 30S ribosomal protein S10; translation: MANQRIRIRLKSFDHRLIDQSAQEIVDTAKRTGAQVCGPVPLPTRIERFNVLTSPHVNKDARDQYEIRTHKRMVDIVQPTDKTVDALMKLDLAAGVDVQIALG
- the rplC gene encoding 50S ribosomal protein L3, whose protein sequence is MAIGLVGKKCGMTRVFTEAGASIPVTVVEISANRITQVKNTDVDGYQAIQVTTGTRRDSRVAAAQKGHFAKAGVAAGRGVWEFRANDSDLEGREIGGEILADLFEQGQMVDVTGNSKGKGFQGGVKRHNFSMQDATHGNSVSHRAIGSTGQNQSPGKVFKGKKMPGQMGNKRVTVQGLEVISVDVEKGLLVIKGAIPGATGGDVIVRPSVKA
- the rplD gene encoding 50S ribosomal protein L4 codes for the protein MDLKTVTGAAVELSDTAFGREFNEALVHQVVTAYLAGARQGTRAQKTRAEVSGGGIKPWRQKGTGRARAGSIRSPIWRGGGRAFAAKPQDWSQKVNRKMYRGAMQCILAELIRQERLILVEELSVSGPKTKELIAKLGELNASRALIVTKEVDENLYLAARNIPHVNVLDTSEVDPVSLIAFDKVIMTVEAAKQFEEALA
- the rplW gene encoding 50S ribosomal protein L23; protein product: MNNARLYQILRGPVFSEKSQMLGDSLGVQVFKIDSNATKLEVKKAVEMMFEGVEVLKVNTLNVKGKTKRFGKSIGRRNDYKKAYVTLKAGQDVQMADAGEEVANTTASTSETANNE
- the rplB gene encoding 50S ribosomal protein L2; its protein translation is MPIVKAKPTSPGRRFVEKVVHPHLYKGRPFAALLESKSKTGGRNNNGRITTRHIGGGHKQHYRIIDFKRTKDNIPATVERIEYDPNRTAHIALLKYADGERRYIIAAKKQAVGDTVMSGELSPIRPGNCLPLKNIPLGTVIHNIELKIGKGAQMARSAGASVQLLGREGIYAILRMRSGETRRVHVNCRAVIGEVSNTENNLKSLGKAGASRWRGVRPSVRGVAMNPVDHPHGGGEGRNKGRHPTSPWGQKSKGLKTRSNKRTDNMIIRRRAKKK